One part of the Xiphophorus maculatus strain JP 163 A chromosome 1, X_maculatus-5.0-male, whole genome shotgun sequence genome encodes these proteins:
- the LOC102232782 gene encoding YTH domain-containing family protein 1-like isoform X2, with the protein MQAKNNSYQSMTDPYLSSYYAPSIGFPYPLNEAPWSTGGDPPIPYLAPYAPLSNGDHHFMPDTVFGQPGGLSSSIYPHRFNFFPENPAFSTWGTSGSQGQQTQSSAYGGSYSYPPSSLGGTLVPDGQTGFHSDTLSKAPGMNSLEQGMLGLKIGGDVTGSGSGVKSAGSMIGGGVAAAVATGNGGTPVGMPPQKPTSWAAIASKPAKQQQQKAKNKPGMPLSGGVLPPPPIKHSMDIDTWDNKGTAAKMAPPLHHQHHPSHLHSHTASLIPPLQQSLQSVQSLVQQMTMPGPPQSYQNHNSAPTPQTRWVAPRNRNLCYSGGSLDSSGSSNGGGVGNGGMAGFVPTNPGSESHPVLEKLRAAHSYNPKDFDWNLKNGRVFIIKSYSEDDIHRSIKYSIWCSTEHGNKRLDAAYRAMTAKGPVYLLFSVNGSGHFCGVAEMRSPVDYGTSAGVWAQDKWKGKFDVNWLFVKDVPNSQLRHIRLENNDNKPVTNSRDTQEVPLEKAKQVLKIIAQYKHTTSIFDDFSHYEKKQEEEDVVKKSYEPVSIQSRSRVDQDRQK; encoded by the exons AATAACAGCTATCAGTCCATGACGGACCCCTACCTGTCCAGCTACTATGCCCCCTCTATTGGATTTCCTTACCCTCTTAATGAGGCGCCCTGGTCCACTGGAGGCGACCCGCCAATCCCCTACCTGGCCCCGTACGCCCCCCTCAGTAATGGAGACCACCACTTCATGCCCGACACCGTGTTCGGGCAGCCCGGTGGgctcagcagcagcatttaCCCGCACCGCTTCAATTTTTTCCCAGAGAACCCGGCCTTCTCCACCTGGGGCACCAGCGGCTCCCAGGGCCAGCAGACTCAGAGCTCAGCCTATGGGGGCAGCTACAGCTACCCTCCTAGCTCCCTAGGGGGCACTCTAGTCCCTGACGGCCAGACCGGTTTCCATAGTGACACCCTAAGCAAAGCCCCAGGCATGAACAGCCTGGAGCAGGGCATGCTGGGCCTAAAAATAGGTGGCGATGTGACAGGAAGTGGCTCGGGCGTGAAGAGCGCAGGCTCCATGATAGGCGGGGGTGTCGCCGCGGCTGTTGCCACGGGCAATGGCGGCACGCCAGTCGGGATGCCGCCTCAAAAGCCGACGTCGTGGGCGGCAATCGCCAGCAAACCggccaaacagcagcagcagaaggcgAAGAACAAGCCTGGGATGCCGCTATCCGGCGGAGTGCTGCCGCCGCCGCCCATCAAGCACAGCATGGACATCGACACATGGGATAATAAAGGCACCGCCGCCAAGATGGCGCCGCCACTACATCACCAGCACCACCCGTCCCACCTGCACTCCCACACCGCAAGCCTCATCCCTCCACTGCAGCAGTCCCTGCAGTCCGTCCAGTCCCTCGTTCAGCAGATGACCATGCCAGGACCGCCGCAGTCCTACCAGAACCACAACTCCGCCCCAACACCCCAAACCAGATGGGTGGCGCCACGCAACCGCAACCTCTGCTACAGTGGCGGAAGCCTGGACAGCAGCGGCTCGTCCAACGGTGGTGGTGTAGGAAACGGAGGCATGGCTGGGTTCGTTCCCACCAATCCTGGATCGGAGTCCCACCCGGTTCTGGAGAAGCTGCGAGCGGCCCACAGCTACAACCCCAAGGACTTCGACTGGAACTTGAAAAACGGCCGCGTGTTCATCATCAAGAGCTACTCCGAGGACGACATCCATCGCTCCATTAAGTACTCCATCTGGTGCAGCACGGAGCACGGCAACAAGCGGCTGGATGCCGCCTACCGGGCCATGACCGCCAAAGGTCCTGTCTACTTGTTGTTCAGCGTCAACGGCAGCGGCCACTTCTGCGGCGTGGCGGAGATGCGCTCCCCTGTGGACTACGGCACCAGCGCCGGAGTCTGGGCGCAGGACAAGTGGAAGGGCAAGTTCGATGTGAACTGGCTGTTTGTTAAGGACGTGCCCAACAGCCAGCTGCGCCACATCCGCCTGGAGAACAACGACAACAAGCCGGTCACCAACTCGCGGGACACCCAGGAGGTTCCTCTGGAGAAGGCCAAGCAGGTGCTGAAGATCATCGCCCAGTACAAACACACCACCTCCATCTTTGATGACTTCTCCCACTACGAgaagaagcaggaggaggaggacgtcGTGAAAAAG AGCTATGAGCCTGTCTCGATACAGAGTCGATCCAGAGTTGATCAG gatcGTCAGAAGTGA
- the LOC102232782 gene encoding YTH domain-containing family protein 1-like isoform X1 produces MMSAASIDPQTSKGQDASKAFPVSVQNGSLHQKDSVHDNDFEPYLTSQSSQNNSYQSMTDPYLSSYYAPSIGFPYPLNEAPWSTGGDPPIPYLAPYAPLSNGDHHFMPDTVFGQPGGLSSSIYPHRFNFFPENPAFSTWGTSGSQGQQTQSSAYGGSYSYPPSSLGGTLVPDGQTGFHSDTLSKAPGMNSLEQGMLGLKIGGDVTGSGSGVKSAGSMIGGGVAAAVATGNGGTPVGMPPQKPTSWAAIASKPAKQQQQKAKNKPGMPLSGGVLPPPPIKHSMDIDTWDNKGTAAKMAPPLHHQHHPSHLHSHTASLIPPLQQSLQSVQSLVQQMTMPGPPQSYQNHNSAPTPQTRWVAPRNRNLCYSGGSLDSSGSSNGGGVGNGGMAGFVPTNPGSESHPVLEKLRAAHSYNPKDFDWNLKNGRVFIIKSYSEDDIHRSIKYSIWCSTEHGNKRLDAAYRAMTAKGPVYLLFSVNGSGHFCGVAEMRSPVDYGTSAGVWAQDKWKGKFDVNWLFVKDVPNSQLRHIRLENNDNKPVTNSRDTQEVPLEKAKQVLKIIAQYKHTTSIFDDFSHYEKKQEEEDVVKKSYEPVSIQSRSRVDQDRQK; encoded by the exons CCTTTCCAGTTTCAGTGCAGAATGGCTCCCTCCACCAGAAGGACTCTGTGCATGATAATGACTTTGAGCCGTATCTCACTAGCCAGTCCAGTCAG AATAACAGCTATCAGTCCATGACGGACCCCTACCTGTCCAGCTACTATGCCCCCTCTATTGGATTTCCTTACCCTCTTAATGAGGCGCCCTGGTCCACTGGAGGCGACCCGCCAATCCCCTACCTGGCCCCGTACGCCCCCCTCAGTAATGGAGACCACCACTTCATGCCCGACACCGTGTTCGGGCAGCCCGGTGGgctcagcagcagcatttaCCCGCACCGCTTCAATTTTTTCCCAGAGAACCCGGCCTTCTCCACCTGGGGCACCAGCGGCTCCCAGGGCCAGCAGACTCAGAGCTCAGCCTATGGGGGCAGCTACAGCTACCCTCCTAGCTCCCTAGGGGGCACTCTAGTCCCTGACGGCCAGACCGGTTTCCATAGTGACACCCTAAGCAAAGCCCCAGGCATGAACAGCCTGGAGCAGGGCATGCTGGGCCTAAAAATAGGTGGCGATGTGACAGGAAGTGGCTCGGGCGTGAAGAGCGCAGGCTCCATGATAGGCGGGGGTGTCGCCGCGGCTGTTGCCACGGGCAATGGCGGCACGCCAGTCGGGATGCCGCCTCAAAAGCCGACGTCGTGGGCGGCAATCGCCAGCAAACCggccaaacagcagcagcagaaggcgAAGAACAAGCCTGGGATGCCGCTATCCGGCGGAGTGCTGCCGCCGCCGCCCATCAAGCACAGCATGGACATCGACACATGGGATAATAAAGGCACCGCCGCCAAGATGGCGCCGCCACTACATCACCAGCACCACCCGTCCCACCTGCACTCCCACACCGCAAGCCTCATCCCTCCACTGCAGCAGTCCCTGCAGTCCGTCCAGTCCCTCGTTCAGCAGATGACCATGCCAGGACCGCCGCAGTCCTACCAGAACCACAACTCCGCCCCAACACCCCAAACCAGATGGGTGGCGCCACGCAACCGCAACCTCTGCTACAGTGGCGGAAGCCTGGACAGCAGCGGCTCGTCCAACGGTGGTGGTGTAGGAAACGGAGGCATGGCTGGGTTCGTTCCCACCAATCCTGGATCGGAGTCCCACCCGGTTCTGGAGAAGCTGCGAGCGGCCCACAGCTACAACCCCAAGGACTTCGACTGGAACTTGAAAAACGGCCGCGTGTTCATCATCAAGAGCTACTCCGAGGACGACATCCATCGCTCCATTAAGTACTCCATCTGGTGCAGCACGGAGCACGGCAACAAGCGGCTGGATGCCGCCTACCGGGCCATGACCGCCAAAGGTCCTGTCTACTTGTTGTTCAGCGTCAACGGCAGCGGCCACTTCTGCGGCGTGGCGGAGATGCGCTCCCCTGTGGACTACGGCACCAGCGCCGGAGTCTGGGCGCAGGACAAGTGGAAGGGCAAGTTCGATGTGAACTGGCTGTTTGTTAAGGACGTGCCCAACAGCCAGCTGCGCCACATCCGCCTGGAGAACAACGACAACAAGCCGGTCACCAACTCGCGGGACACCCAGGAGGTTCCTCTGGAGAAGGCCAAGCAGGTGCTGAAGATCATCGCCCAGTACAAACACACCACCTCCATCTTTGATGACTTCTCCCACTACGAgaagaagcaggaggaggaggacgtcGTGAAAAAG AGCTATGAGCCTGTCTCGATACAGAGTCGATCCAGAGTTGATCAG gatcGTCAGAAGTGA